One window of the Candidatus Polarisedimenticolia bacterium genome contains the following:
- the amrS gene encoding AmmeMemoRadiSam system radical SAM enzyme: protein MPRNLVLADALSRLTREGELYRKHADGSLTCFACGHRCLIRPGRAGICQVRSNEGGVLIVPHGYVGALQVDPIEKKPFFHALPGRSALSFGMLGCDYHCGYCQNWFTSQSIRDPKAAGRPQPVSAREIVERAMRAGAPVVASTYNEPLITSEWAVEVFREGREAGLVGAYISNGNGTEEVLTYLRPWVDLYKVDLKSFREASYRALGGQLKVVLETIGRLKGMGFWVEIVTLVIPGWNDSSQELRDIARFLASVSPEIPWHVTAFHKDYKMTDPDDTPVDSLLRAVDIGREAGLQFVYAGNLPGRVGDWENTRCPGCGELLIERLGYRILANRLLSGSCPACRRPVPGVWKNPALPE from the coding sequence TCGGAAGCACGCCGACGGGTCCCTCACCTGTTTTGCCTGCGGCCATCGCTGCCTGATCCGGCCAGGCCGTGCCGGAATCTGCCAGGTTCGCAGCAACGAGGGCGGTGTCCTGATCGTCCCCCACGGTTACGTGGGGGCCCTGCAGGTCGATCCGATCGAGAAGAAGCCTTTCTTCCACGCCCTTCCCGGACGGAGTGCCCTCTCCTTCGGCATGCTGGGGTGCGACTACCATTGCGGCTACTGCCAGAACTGGTTCACCTCCCAGAGCATTCGGGATCCCAAGGCGGCGGGTCGGCCGCAGCCCGTAAGCGCTCGGGAGATCGTGGAGCGCGCGATGCGCGCCGGGGCGCCGGTGGTGGCGTCGACCTACAACGAGCCGCTGATCACCAGCGAATGGGCGGTGGAGGTGTTCCGCGAGGGTCGCGAGGCAGGGTTGGTGGGAGCTTACATCTCCAACGGCAACGGGACCGAGGAGGTCCTGACCTACCTGCGCCCGTGGGTCGATCTCTACAAGGTGGATCTGAAGTCGTTTCGCGAGGCAAGCTACCGCGCTCTCGGGGGCCAGCTCAAGGTGGTGCTGGAGACGATTGGGCGGTTGAAGGGGATGGGGTTCTGGGTCGAGATCGTTACGCTGGTGATCCCCGGATGGAACGATTCTAGCCAGGAGCTGAGGGACATCGCACGATTTCTCGCCTCGGTCTCCCCGGAAATCCCGTGGCACGTGACCGCCTTCCACAAGGACTACAAGATGACCGATCCCGACGACACGCCCGTGGACTCGCTGCTGCGGGCCGTGGACATCGGGCGCGAGGCCGGATTGCAGTTCGTCTATGCCGGAAACCTTCCGGGGCGCGTCGGCGACTGGGAGAATACCCGCTGCCCCGGCTGCGGCGAGCTTCTCATCGAACGCCTCGGTTATCGCATCCTGGCCAACCGCCTGCTATCGGGCTCCTGTCCCGCCTGCCGCCGCCCGGTCCCGGGAGTGTGGAAGAATCCGGCTCTCCCGGAATGA